A region of the Acinetobacter defluvii genome:
GCAAATTCTATTTACCTATTTGGGTGAATTGGGTGATTTAAAAGAAGGTTATAGTGCTTGGAATGCGTTGCAATATGTGTTGTGGGGCGCACCAAAATACCTCTATGAAATTTTACCCATTTCCGCTTTAATTGGTGCAGTTCTCGGTTTGGGTACTTTGGCATCGAACAGTGAGCTGATCGTGATGCGAGCGTCAGGAATCAGTCTGTGGCGTATTGTCGGTTGGGTGATGCGTTCTGCGATGTTGTTAGTCGTTTTGTCCTTTGTGCTGAGTCAGTTTGTAGTGCCATATACCAATGAACAAGCCAAAAGTATTAAAAGTAAAAAAAGTGTAGCCGCTTTAGGTGAGGTTAAAGGCTATTGGTCACGTGAAGGACAACGTTTTATTTATATTGACTATGCCAACTCTAAAGGGAATTTAAAGCAAGTACAAGTGGTGGATTTTGATCAAGATTATCGTATGCAATCCGTGTTAAATGCTGAGCAAGGTAATTTTGTCAAAAATGGACAATGGAATCTGACTCAAGCTACACA
Encoded here:
- the lptG gene encoding LPS export ABC transporter permease LptG, yielding MLARKIVAKHVVNTTALAMLGATAVLSVLQILFTYLGELGDLKEGYSAWNALQYVLWGAPKYLYEILPISALIGAVLGLGTLASNSELIVMRASGISLWRIVGWVMRSAMLLVVLSFVLSQFVVPYTNEQAKSIKSKKSVAALGEVKGYWSREGQRFIYIDYANSKGNLKQVQVVDFDQDYRMQSVLNAEQGNFVKNGQWNLTQATQVRLQEDGRATINQDSQHNLALALQPKYVHMVTIDPEDLAPSQLISFMRYMEQYSQVPKTYLLAFWQNVGSPFALLALVLIACSFIFGPLRQQSMGFRLVIALFVGLGFYYIQDFLGYASLVYSPSPAWFVFVPIVMMFGVGSYLLYRAR